CACTGTTCGGCCTCGTTCCACACATAGGCTCGCTGATAGAGCGGAACGACGTAACGGCGATCCTTCTGGAACAGATCGTAGATCGAAAGTTTGTCCGGCTTCATGACGTTTCCCAGTTAACTTCAGTCAGACCATCGAATCTGCTGCACCGAGGAAAATCGGTAGCACGAAGGGTTTGCTAAACTCAAAGATGTTTAGCTCGCGAGTCCGTCGCCATAGTCCACCGGATCCATCCAGAGCATGGCATCGTTTGCAATGGCAAAGCCCGTGTTTTCGAGCCCCATCAATGCGACGTGGTCGACGAACGGCAGATTGCGGGCAATCCACCGACCAGTGTCTTCGATGATCGGCGCGGTCAATGCATGCAGGACGACGCGGATTTCGACGCGTTGTCCCCGGTCCTTGAGCTTCAGAATGCCCAGGATCGTCTCATCGAACGCACCCTTGGCCTGCACGACGTGATCATGGACATGATCGACCGAGGCGTAGACCGGAATGGCAGCCATCAGGTTCGGGTGGCAGATCTTTTTCCAGGCGTCGACGATCCGGGAGTCGGCGAACGCCCGGCCGTTGGTCAGCACCTGGATGGCGGTTGCCGGCAGCAGATCGCGGCACTCCTTCAGGACGGCGATGAAGTCGTCCCAATCCGATAGGGTCTCTCCGCCGGTAAACGTCAGCGCGCGGGTCGACGGATCGATGAGCGGCAGGCTTTCTTTGATTTCGCCGAGGATCCACCGGTCATCAACATCTTTCGGCGATTGCGAACACATCAGGCAATAATTGTTGCACCGGTCCGTGACCAGAAACGAGTTGTGCGCCGAATTCCGGCGATACAGCGTGCGGAATTTCCTGGACGCGTGATCGAAGCCGATCACATCGCCGTCCGCAAGATAGTTATATTTCGGGGGGACGGCGACGAGCTGTCCTGTGAACGTGCCGCGCAGATCGATTGAGCCGTCGGATACGACAAGGATGGACGGCCAATTGACTTCCATCGCGCGCCGGATGTCGTCTGGCGTTCTGGCGATCGCGAAATCAGCCACGTGACGTCCAGCGGCACTGTCGACCGACCGGAGCCTGAGGACCGATCGGGCCTTGTCCGGGGAAAATCCAGCGCTCTGCAAGGCTGTGCCATAGAGAGGAAGAGTCATACGGCGGCCCATCGTCGCAGGATGGCAGCATCTTCCGGAGAGTTCTCCAGAATGTCCAGCAGCAGGCCCATGATGCCTTTTTGCCGAACGCAAAATGCCGACAAAGGCTTGATTCCCAAGGCGTCACCTGCGTTGCGTGATGATAGACGGGGTCCGCGCCGCAGTGGCGCTCATACACACAGGTCGAGCATTCAGGCGCGCACTGCGTCAGCGACGACGAAATCGGAGCTATCGCCAAATTTTGGTGACGGCGCGGCCGGTCAGGCGGCGGCGGTTATGGGCTGACGGTCAGTCGGTTTGGCGATGACCTCGATCCCGTCGTTGAATGTCACACCGAGAACGAGTTTTGGCAACTGGTTGTGGCCATCGAGACGACGCCGGCTTTTCTGCGCGGCCTCAAGCAGTTTGAAGACCATCGCGAGCGCCGTTCTGTTGGACAGGCAGCCCTTCGATCGGATCGTGCGGTGGCGCACGGTAGCGAAGGTGCTTTCAATGGGATTGGTGGTCCGCAGGTGTTTCCAGTGTTCGGCCGGGAAGTCGTAGAACGCCAGTAGCGTGTCCCGATCCTTGCTCAGGCAGTCGGCCGCCTTCTCGTATTTGGGCGTGTAGCTCTCGATGAAGGCGTCGAACGCCAGCTCGGCGGCGGCCTTGGTTTCGGCCATCCAGATCTCCTGCAACGCGCGTTTGGCTTTAGGCTGCTGGCTCTTCGGCAACTTGGCGATCACGTTGGCGGTCTTGTGTACCCAGCAGCGCTGCTCGCGCGTTTTCGGCCAGACCTCGCCGGCGGCCTTCCAGAACCCGAGCGCGCCGTCGGCGATGGTGAGCCGCGGCGGCACGCCGAGCCCGCGCCGCTTCAGGTCGAGCAGCAGATCGCGCCAGTCCTGCGCGCTCTCGCGGGCGCCATCGGTGAAGCCGACCAGTTCCTTGCGGCCTTCCGGCGTCGCGCCGATCAGCACCAGGATGCACTGCTTTTCGTCTTCGAGGCGTGCTTGGAGATGGATGCCATCGGCCCAGATGTAGACGTAGCGCTTCGCCGACAGATCGCGCCTCTGCCACGCGGTGTGTTCGTCAAGCCAACCGTCCTTCAGACGGCCGATGGCGGATGCCGACAACCCGGCAGCATCCTTGCCGAGCAGCGCCGCCAGAGCCTCGGAGAAGTCGCCGGTGGAGATACCCTTCAGGTAAAGGATCGGCAGCAGCGTCTCGATCGATTTCGAGCGGCGCATGTAGGGCGGCAGGATCGACGGAGAGAACCGGATGCGGTCGGGATCGGTAGCCTCCGCCTCGCGATCGCGTACACGCGGCTGGCGGACGCCGACCGGACCGATACCATCCATCACCTCGCGTTCCGGCAGGTGACCGTGGCGCACGAGCGCTGGTGGCCGTCCGTAGTCTTCAAATCGGCATGCTTGCCGAGAAAGTCCGCGACCTCGGCCTCGACCGCC
This sequence is a window from Bradyrhizobium septentrionale. Protein-coding genes within it:
- a CDS encoding radical SAM protein; the protein is MADFAIARTPDDIRRAMEVNWPSILVVSDGSIDLRGTFTGQLVAVPPKYNYLADGDVIGFDHASRKFRTLYRRNSAHNSFLVTDRCNNYCLMCSQSPKDVDDRWILGEIKESLPLIDPSTRALTFTGGETLSDWDDFIAVLKECRDLLPATAIQVLTNGRAFADSRIVDAWKKICHPNLMAAIPVYASVDHVHDHVVQAKGAFDETILGILKLKDRGQRVEIRVVLHALTAPIIEDTGRWIARNLPFVDHVALMGLENTGFAIANDAMLWMDPVDYGDGLAS